A DNA window from Drosophila biarmipes strain raj3 chromosome 2R, RU_DBia_V1.1, whole genome shotgun sequence contains the following coding sequences:
- the LOC108029401 gene encoding uncharacterized protein LOC108029401 — protein MFSNDSSGTLPPQPPKCPCHLPDRRDCGEQNRELHLEYRRLDIEDVTDSVMKVMRICGLRPWEVKRSAGVIKRSLKHYEEVVQRIDRIPRKRFAKESFLHGLAHEAQMSRMDAQMAYAIVKRAFKAFYHGTGMGGRRYVCLQDKITHASECLWLHAARRTAQIHAALAGLMYSEELLFEERIECVYKNLFDVLQTRVLWADNMTCTCGQGTATQSRVVSNTASSVTTQMEVLYARQNMGASSAPSKTSTRAPTQKPSVAVSTASSRHNHSLRRGDQTMSNKRTPVRGSSTTSASQPKCNCPHLRCCRENGEARESPEITAECSQGPYICRWLPFTDEDEEFPEHRVPFPPLEVVCPPCPKEDLSCDSECTCTCQVCTCRAAFDDGAGEQEEQLGEKLSKTGLEDQDTDFCYVAPFRGSSVERMARLKEREKLLQVEEELEEVEEEQDVQYGCTCEFKQHAYPHLFTYFTPFGIKKEVEGEPKPKVEKVDLVEEESESEDLLSKPPPQGVSLDTYRCWVKPTSSSHSSQQTKPPLVVVLGEKAKPKFQITVKEQHHSNQKASAPPAPPLPKAPVLPNKPAPTPAPAKPPVAPQKAEERDEKLTKEDILDIIGLRFR, from the exons ATGTTTTCGAATGATTCGTCGGGAACCTTGCCGCCACAGCCGCCGAAGTGTCCGTGCCACCTGCCGGATCGGCGGGACTGCGGCGAGCAGAACAGGGAACTGCACTTGGAGTACCGCCGGCTGGACATCGAAGACGTGACCGACAGCGTGATGAAGGTCATGAGGATCTGCGGTCTGCGGCCCTGGGAGGTCAAGCGCAGTGCGGGAGTCATCAAGCGATCCCTCAAGCACTACGAAGAGGTCGTCCAAAGGATCGATCGGATCCCTAGGAAGCGGTTCGCCAAAGAGAGCTTTCTGCACGGACTAGCCCACGAGGCACAGATGTCCCGCATGGATGCCCAGATGGCCTACGCAATTGTGAAGCGAGCCTTCAAA GCCTTCTACCATGGCACGGGGATGGGGGGTCGTCGCTACGTCTGCCTGCAGGATAAGATAACCCACGCCTCGGAGTGCCTCTGGTTGCATGCTGCTCGACGCACGGCCCAGATCCACGCGGCCCTGGCCGGACTCATGTACTCCGAGGAGCTGCTGTTCGAGGAGCGGATCGAGTGCGTCTACAAGAACCTCTTCGACGTTCTGCAGACGCGAGTCCTCTGGGCAGACAACATGACCTGCACCTGCGGCCAGGGTACGGCTACCCAGTCGCGTGTAGTCTCCAACACTGCCTCCTCTGTAACGACCCAGATGGAGGTGCTCTACGCCAGGCAAAACATGGGCGCCAGTAGTGCCCCCTCGAAGACCTCCACCCGAGCACCCACCCAGAAGCCATCAGTGGCTGTTAGCACCGCCTCCTCGCGGCACAATCACAGCCTGAGGAGGGGCGACCAAACCATGTCCAACAAGAGGACTCCGGTGAGAggcagcagcaccacctcGGCCAGCCAGCCCAAGTGCAACTGCCCGCACCTGCGATGTTGCCGGGAGAACGGGGAAGCCCGGGAATCGCCGGAGATCACGGCGGAGTGCAGCCAGGGACCGTACATCTGCCGATGGCTGCCCTTCACCGATGAGGACGAGGAGTTCCCCGAGCACCGAGTGCCATTCCCGCCCCTGGAGGTGGTGTGTCCACCCTGTCCCAAGGAGGATCTGTCCTGCGACTCCGAGTGCACCTGCACCTGCCAGGTGTGCACCTGTCGTGCGGCCTTCGATGACGGGGCTGgtgagcaggaggagcagctgggCGAGAAGTTGTCCAAGACGGGGCTGGAGGATCAGGACACGGACTTCTGCTATGTGGCTCCCTTCCGGGGGAGCAGTGTCGAGAGGATGGCCAGGCTGAAGGAGAGGGAGAAGCTTCTccaggtggaggaggagcttGAAGAggtcgaggaggagcaggacgTCCAGTACGGCTGCACCTGCGAGTTTAAGCAGCATGCCTATCCACACCTCTTCACCTACTTCACTCCCTTTGGAATAAAAAAAGAGGTGGAGGGGGAGCCCAAGCCAAAGGTGGAGAAGGTTGACCTGGTGGAGGAGGAGAGTGAAAGTGAGGATCTGCTGTCCAAGCCGCCGCCACAGGGCGTATCGCTGGACACCTACCGCTGCTGGGTGAAGCCCACCTCGAGCAGCCACTCCAGCCAGCAGACGAAGCCGCCACTCGTTGTGGTTCTGGGGGAAAAGGCCAAGCCCAAGTTCCAAATCACGGTCAAGGAACAACACCATTCCAACCAGAAGGCCTCTGCTCCGCCAGCCCCTCCACTGCCCAAGGCCCCTGTGCTGCCCAACAAACCAGCTCCTACTCCCGCTCCCGCAAAGCCTCCAGTAGCCCCCCAGAAGGCTGAGGAACGGGATGAAAAGCTCACCAAGGAGGACATCCTGGACATCATTGGCTTGAGGTTTAGATAG